In Aedes albopictus strain Foshan chromosome 3, AalbF5, whole genome shotgun sequence, the genomic window ATTGAAACTAATACAGTAATAAAAATGTCTAGAGTTGAAATAAGGACAAATCTGTAATACAATTGGTTTAGTATTTAAGTTTTTTAACATTTATTCGCttaattaaattcaattttgacTGCGAGACGATGGAAGGTGATTCATACAAGAACGCTTATCGGATGGCACTTTATCCGATGAAGTCAATCGAAGTATGATTCCCCTTCCTTTGCTTAAATCCGCCACCCAAAGCACGCACCCAGTCGGCCATTGAGGAAGCCGTTGGCTATTGGATCGAATTATCCTGGGACATAAGTGGCTTTGATGGTCACTCCTGTCGCACCCATTAATCTAATGttgttatatcagaaaaaaatattaataaagtAATAAAGAAATATGGTTTAACAACACTAGCAACAAGTGAAACAAGAGGGCCCTCAGAAGACACTCTTCCCTAGACAATATTGATCCAAAGCCCAGgggattgaatgaaagatgactgaaatATGacagaaaaacatttccatgtttttgaaagggtgactccaaacttttgcacgggagtgtatgtacagcagaggtcactaaggccttagtctgaccggtaaggtaaggtaacctAAATGGAGATTCGGTAATAATTTTCAGGCAATTTTCTTTATAACGTTTATAAAACAACAACTAATTTACTACACCGCATTTTATTTTCCAAAGAAGTCAACACATCCAAATAAGCTTAACACTGTCCGAAATTTACTTTTTATCCGGAAACACTGCATTGTAGGCAGATTTGGCTAGTCCCGAAACGCTATCTTTTAGTTCACCCATGCTGGTTGGAATTGTTGGCAGTTCTAGTTGTTTATCGCCTGGCTTTACACCGTACACAAAGTTGTAGCCGATGGTGGCATATTTTTTCGCTTCTACTAATCCATGCTGGGCGTACATTTCCGCTTCCTGGGGATAGCATACGGACGCGACGCCACCGGCACCCACCGACGTGTACAGCAAACGACGAATGAACCCACCTCGGAGGCCGAAAATTAGACCAGCTAAACCACCGATGGCAACTGCTCCTACGCGGGGCATCGTGTTGTCCTCTTCATTTAGATAATCACGGATGACTGAAAGGAAAATAAGAGAAGGTAAACATTAAAGATTGTGGAACACACACCGACATGACCATTAAGGGTCCCAATAGTCTTCAAATGTtcgatatagggtctgggaccatttgggcaggagcacctattttgggcacttgctgctgtaactcagtcaatttcaaaccgattgacttgaatttctgcacacggctagatactgtgcgtatctgatcgtgtctcaaaaatcatgtcaatcggttcaaaattgactgagttattacaacaagtgcccaaaataggtgctcctgcccaaatggtcccagaccctactatgcagcagcatgatcagtataactatatcagatgacttgaagatttgatttttacagaattgtttgccattgattatagggtctgggaccatttgggcaggagcacctattttgggcacttgctgctacaaccCAGTCAATTTCaagccgattgacttgattttttgtacatggctagatactgtgcctagctgatcgtgtctcaaaaatcaagtcgatcgattgaaaattgactgagttatagcagcaagtgcccaaaataggtgctcctgcccaaatggtcccagaccctacattcagctattccaatcattactgcaaagcacatcggccacatgcctgaaatcaaagcatCCTGGAAGATATACTCCAAGCCCAGGGGTTACACCGCCAGGCCtacgtttatttttatttttttttttcgaagtgattacggcggtagcacactgtgcttatgttctacaccgcaccctttccctacgtttgcttctatgagcctctatttttgtttcaacacacagaagtacgtaggcatatcgtggcccaagtcgacactgttttggcctgcgttgaacaaaaatagttttaataaaagtttccccttttttctttttgtcaattgtttttttttgtagtatggtccatgtatttagttaggttctcgtcaatttgtcagttattcgaagtagatctccaatatgtagtcaataagtcaattaagtcattctgatctgttctatcacagcagctttagtctttgctacattgaagtgtagttttattggaaatatgctgaatgtcgttattgaAAAGAGACGTctagaactgtgtcctgctagttgttccgtcatgcacatacgtcatgtcttaatatgtAATgcttaggagattaacgaaaacacgtgtgttcggtcagatgtccattgcgtggaaagtcaaggaaaataggtttgttatgtaagcctcgcttgaagcactgcccgtgagaactctgtcatctgtacaccagctaatccgtatcttcgtacacagctaaatactgtactgtcaaccggcgaaaagcctacgggtaaatattaaaaaatgaataataatgctgtctagcgcattgtttcctatggCCACTGttgtagtctagtcccaactgcaagcttttttccaatcttagcgtcaattgtctccTAGAcacttctagatagattcatcgaatcagtcgaacccgtatgttaaaatatagtcgattctgtgtcaaattgttttcttgatttctacttctctgtgttcatctcttgtgtccttaaattgtcatcggtccaaaacccacataaacatgtaactgaacttctgatattttttctgttggtgtcatagcaccatctaagagataaacaaaaatacgccaagttggtcagttgactttaataaaacaaaaattgcttgccaactattatgtattcatccccctacaaatactatgaaaaatattcaaattcgttctgtcctatcggtc contains:
- the LOC109429172 gene encoding MICOS complex subunit MIC27; the protein is MIRGVCSSAPFVLGAAVVAKASEETGASSKGADNKTKPIICKPSELPLYRPINQKIACECEGHKASTPSKPVQAIEEGFRVVRVQLSEASHLLTDQKKQVVQWYEDGKKQTKFIRDYLNEEDNTMPRVGAVAIGGLAGLIFGLRGGFIRRLLYTSVGAGGVASVCYPQEAEMYAQHGLVEAKKYATIGYNFVYGVKPGDKQLELPTIPTSMGELKDSVSGLAKSAYNAVFPDKK